One segment of Nostoc flagelliforme CCNUN1 DNA contains the following:
- a CDS encoding beta strand repeat-containing protein, translated as MSKINIPWGWFLGIAICGSSIWSTNCAFAQIIPDGTLPNNSSVKLEENNSIIEGGTQAGGNLFHSFREFSVPINGAALFNNAADIQNIISRVTGGSVSNIDGLIYANGTANLFLINPNGIVFGQNAQLNVGGSFVASTANALQFGNLGFFSATEKNIPSPLLTINPSALLFNQINQNAAIQNNSVAFAGYDPAGLNAFGLRVPDGKSLLLVGGNVSIDGGELNAFGGRVELGGLGEPGTVGLGVDADNLSLRFPDNVARTEVSLTNQAGIYVKGAGGGNIAVNASNLEILGGSFLSGGIGEGLGTSETIGGDITLNATGSIKVAGGSIVRNPVRLGSLGNGGNITIDSGSFSLSDGAQLQTLTYGQGDAGNVTVSAKNAVDLLANAAIFSTVEAGGVGKGGNININAATVSLIDGAQLQTLTRGASDTQLAGRGDAGNVNVNVTGSVNIAGQKNGSVSAISSSMQTGTVGNGGNITIDSGSFSLSDGAILEASTSGQGNAGNVTVQALDAVSLANGKILSTVNEGGMGEGGNIDINAVTLSLKDAAQLLTITRGASATQPGGRGDAGNVNVNVTGIVNIAGEKNGYPSGIGSSVETGTVGNGGNITINSGSFSLRDRAQLVASTSGLGNAGNVTVSAKNAVDLADANIFSTVDAGGVGKGGNIDINAATLSLIDSAQLLTATSGASNTQPAGRGDAGNVNVNVTGIVNIAGEKNGLASGIRSLVETGTVGNGGNITIDSGSFSLRDGAQLVASTSGLGNAGNVTVRALNAVFLTGSNASIFSTVEAGGVGKGGNIDINAATLSLIDGAQLLTATREASDTQLPGQGDAGNVNVNVTGIVDIAGEKNGYPSAISSRVETGTVGNGGNITIDSSSFSLRDRAILAASTSGLGNAGNITVSAKNAVDLANAYILSTVDAGGVGQGGNININAATLSLIDDAQLQTVTGGASDTQPAGRGDAGNINVNVTGIVDIAGEKNNRFSGIFSQVQTGTVGNGGNITIDSGSLSLQDGTQLNASTSGFGNAGNVTVRALDAVFLTGNAGILSTVEAGGVGKGGNIDINAPTLSLIDGAQLQTATREASDTQPAGQGDAGNVNVNVTVSVDIAGEKNNFFSGIRSLMETGTVGNGGNITIDSGSFSLRDGAQLLASTFGQGNAGNVTVQALDAVFLNGDVFSTVGSEGVGKGGNIDINAATLSLIDGAGLIASTLGQGNAGNVTVSARDAVDLAGNAKILTTVGAGGVGKGGNIDINAATLSLIDGAQLQTVTAGASATAPAGRGDAGNVNVNITGAVDIAGEKNGFVSGISSFVDTGTVGNGGNITIDSGSFSLQNGAGLTASTSGLGNAGTIKVNAADFFTISGKSSDFNSGLFVNSQSPTGTAGDIIVTSPRVTLDNSGALNALSGSGNGGNINLQTDLLLLRHGASITTSAGTDKTGGNGGNINIDVPSGFIVAVPSENSDITANAYTGSGGRVNIQAFGIYGIQPRSNPTSLSDITASSEFGVNGTVELNTPDIDPNSGLVNLPTVPVDTQVAQTCQAGGNLAKSSFTITGRGGLPPNPGEALNTDAVKVDLVTLNPNNERRDRSFVPSKITTPAPEPIIEATGLALNQKGEVVLTANLPTTTPHSPWLKPASCRAS; from the coding sequence ATGTCCAAGATAAATATTCCTTGGGGCTGGTTTTTAGGAATTGCAATATGTGGTTCAAGCATTTGGAGTACAAATTGCGCTTTTGCCCAAATTATCCCCGATGGCACTTTGCCTAATAACTCTAGTGTCAAATTAGAAGAGAACAACAGCATCATTGAAGGAGGAACCCAAGCAGGTGGTAACTTGTTCCACAGCTTTCGGGAATTTTCTGTACCGATTAACGGCGCTGCTTTGTTTAATAATGCTGCGGATATTCAAAATATTATCAGTCGGGTAACGGGTGGATCAGTGTCTAATATTGATGGGTTAATTTACGCTAATGGCACAGCTAATTTATTTTTGATAAATCCTAACGGAATTGTATTTGGTCAGAATGCTCAATTAAATGTTGGTGGTTCGTTTGTTGCGAGTACAGCGAATGCACTGCAATTTGGAAATCTCGGATTTTTTAGTGCAACGGAGAAAAATATCCCCTCACCGTTGTTGACTATTAATCCTTCAGCATTGCTGTTTAATCAGATTAATCAAAACGCAGCGATTCAAAATAACTCAGTTGCATTTGCCGGATATGATCCAGCAGGTTTAAACGCATTTGGTTTACGAGTACCAGATGGAAAAAGTTTACTGCTGGTAGGTGGTAATGTCAGCATAGATGGGGGAGAATTAAATGCTTTTGGTGGACGAGTTGAGTTAGGAGGGTTGGGCGAACCTGGTACTGTAGGGCTGGGTGTAGATGCCGATAATCTCAGCTTGAGATTTCCTGATAATGTTGCGCGAACTGAGGTATCCCTTACTAATCAAGCAGGTATATATGTAAAAGGCGCTGGTGGCGGTAATATTGCAGTCAATGCCTCTAATCTAGAGATATTGGGAGGAAGTTTTTTAAGCGGCGGTATTGGGGAAGGTTTGGGGACATCTGAAACAATTGGGGGAGATATTACGCTTAATGCTACCGGGTCAATCAAAGTTGCTGGTGGGAGCATAGTTCGTAATCCTGTGCGCTTGGGGTCACTTGGCAATGGGGGTAACATTACTATCGATTCTGGTTCTTTCTCTCTAAGTGATGGCGCTCAACTTCAAACCTTAACCTATGGACAAGGTGATGCAGGGAATGTGACAGTAAGTGCCAAAAATGCTGTTGACCTCCTTGCAAATGCTGCCATCTTCAGTACGGTGGAAGCCGGAGGTGTAGGTAAAGGTGGCAATATCAACATCAATGCAGCAACAGTATCACTAATTGATGGCGCTCAACTGCAAACCCTTACTCGTGGTGCATCTGATACCCAATTAGCAGGACGGGGGGATGCGGGGAATGTCAATGTTAATGTTACTGGGTCAGTTAATATTGCTGGGCAGAAAAACGGTTCTGTTAGTGCGATTAGCAGCAGTATGCAAACGGGGACAGTTGGCAATGGGGGTAATATTACTATCGATTCTGGTTCTTTCTCTCTAAGTGATGGCGCTATCCTTGAAGCCTCAACCAGTGGACAAGGGAATGCGGGGAATGTAACAGTGCAGGCACTTGATGCTGTTTCCCTTGCAAACGGTAAGATCCTCAGCACGGTGAATGAAGGGGGTATGGGTGAGGGAGGTAATATCGATATCAATGCTGTAACCCTGTCATTAAAAGATGCCGCTCAACTGCTAACCATTACTCGTGGTGCATCTGCCACCCAGCCAGGAGGACGGGGAGATGCGGGGAATGTGAATGTTAATGTTACAGGTATTGTTAATATTGCTGGGGAGAAAAATGGTTATCCCAGTGGGATTGGCAGCAGTGTCGAAACGGGGACAGTTGGCAATGGGGGTAATATTACTATCAATTCTGGTTCTTTCTCATTACGCGATCGCGCTCAACTTGTAGCCTCAACTTCGGGACTTGGGAATGCAGGGAATGTGACAGTGAGTGCCAAAAATGCTGTTGACCTTGCAGATGCTAACATCTTCAGCACGGTGGATGCTGGGGGTGTAGGTAAAGGTGGCAATATCGACATCAATGCTGCAACACTATCACTAATTGATAGCGCTCAACTGCTAACCGCTACTAGTGGTGCATCTAATACCCAGCCAGCAGGACGGGGGGATGCGGGGAATGTGAATGTTAATGTTACAGGTATTGTTAATATTGCTGGGGAGAAAAATGGTTTGGCTAGCGGGATTAGAAGCCTGGTGGAAACGGGGACAGTTGGCAATGGGGGTAACATTACTATTGATTCTGGTTCCTTCTCGTTACGTGATGGCGCTCAACTTGTAGCCTCAACTTCGGGACTTGGGAATGCGGGGAATGTGACAGTGCGGGCACTTAATGCTGTTTTCCTCACTGGTAGTAATGCTTCCATCTTCAGCACGGTAGAAGCAGGGGGTGTAGGTAAGGGAGGCAATATCGACATCAATGCTGCAACATTATCACTAATTGATGGCGCTCAACTGCTAACTGCTACTCGTGAAGCATCTGATACCCAGCTACCAGGACAGGGGGATGCGGGGAATGTGAATGTTAATGTTACAGGTATTGTTGATATTGCTGGGGAGAAAAATGGTTATCCCAGTGCGATTTCCAGTCGGGTGGAAACGGGGACAGTTGGCAATGGGGGTAATATTACTATCGATTCTAGTTCTTTCTCGTTACGCGATCGCGCTATCCTTGCTGCCTCAACTTCGGGACTTGGCAATGCAGGGAATATAACAGTGAGTGCCAAAAATGCTGTTGACCTTGCAAACGCTTACATCCTCAGCACGGTGGATGCTGGGGGTGTAGGTCAGGGAGGCAATATCAACATCAATGCTGCAACACTGTCACTGATTGATGACGCTCAACTGCAAACTGTTACTGGCGGTGCATCTGATACCCAGCCAGCAGGACGGGGGGATGCGGGGAATATCAATGTTAATGTTACAGGTATTGTTGATATTGCTGGGGAAAAAAATAATCGTTTTAGTGGGATTTTCAGTCAGGTGCAAACTGGGACAGTTGGCAATGGGGGTAACATTACTATCGATTCTGGTTCCTTATCGTTACAAGATGGCACTCAACTTAATGCCTCAACTTCGGGATTTGGGAATGCGGGGAATGTGACAGTGCGGGCACTTGATGCTGTTTTCCTCACTGGTAATGCAGGCATCCTCAGCACGGTAGAAGCAGGGGGTGTAGGTAAGGGTGGCAATATCGACATCAATGCTCCAACTTTATCACTAATTGATGGCGCTCAACTGCAAACTGCTACTCGTGAAGCATCTGATACCCAACCAGCAGGACAGGGAGATGCGGGGAATGTCAATGTTAATGTTACTGTCTCAGTTGATATTGCTGGGGAGAAAAATAATTTTTTTAGTGGGATTCGCAGCTTGATGGAAACGGGGACAGTTGGCAATGGGGGCAATATTACTATTGATTCTGGTTCCTTCTCATTACGTGATGGCGCTCAACTTCTAGCCTCAACATTTGGACAAGGCAATGCAGGAAATGTGACAGTGCAGGCACTTGATGCTGTTTTCCTAAATGGTGACGTCTTCAGCACGGTGGGATCAGAGGGTGTAGGTAAGGGAGGCAATATCGACATCAATGCTGCAACATTATCACTAATTGATGGTGCTGGACTTATTGCCTCAACCCTTGGACAAGGGAATGCAGGGAATGTGACAGTGAGTGCACGAGATGCTGTTGACCTTGCTGGTAATGCTAAAATCTTGACCACGGTGGGAGCAGGTGGTGTAGGTAAAGGTGGCAATATCGACATCAATGCGGCAACACTATCACTAATTGATGGCGCTCAACTGCAAACTGTTACTGCCGGTGCATCTGCAACAGCGCCAGCCGGACGAGGGGATGCGGGGAATGTCAATGTTAATATCACTGGCGCTGTTGATATTGCTGGGGAGAAAAATGGTTTTGTTAGTGGGATTAGCAGCTTTGTGGATACGGGGACAGTTGGCAATGGGGGTAATATTACTATCGATTCTGGTTCTTTCTCGTTACAAAATGGCGCTGGACTTACTGCCTCAACTTCGGGACTTGGGAATGCAGGCACAATTAAAGTTAATGCTGCTGATTTTTTCACCATTTCTGGCAAGAGTTCAGACTTTAACAGTGGCTTGTTCGTGAACTCCCAAAGTCCGACGGGTACTGCTGGAGATATTATCGTCACCTCACCTAGAGTTACCCTAGACAACAGTGGCGCACTCAACGCCCTATCTGGATCGGGTAACGGTGGCAACATCAACTTACAAACTGATTTACTGCTTCTCCGTCATGGCGCTTCCATTACCACCAGCGCAGGCACAGACAAAACTGGTGGTAATGGTGGCAACATTAATATTGATGTCCCGTCGGGCTTCATCGTTGCCGTCCCAAGCGAAAATAGCGACATCACTGCTAATGCCTACACAGGCAGTGGTGGAAGAGTAAATATTCAAGCCTTTGGTATCTATGGTATTCAACCCCGCTCTAACCCAACTTCTCTTTCGGATATCACCGCTAGTTCTGAGTTTGGTGTAAACGGCACTGTAGAACTTAACACGCCGGATATTGACCCTAACAGTGGCTTAGTCAACCTGCCAACCGTACCAGTTGATACCCAAGTAGCACAGACCTGTCAAGCTGGTGGAAATTTAGCTAAGAGCAGTTTTACAATCACTGGACGCGGCGGCTTGCCACCTAATCCAGGTGAAGCTCTTAACACTGATGCAGTGAAAGTAGATTTGGTGACTCTCAATCCAAACAACGAGCGCCGCGATCGCTCCTTTGTTCCCAGCAAAATAACTACCCCCGCACCAGAACCGATCATAGAAGCTACTGGTTTGGCGCTAAACCAAAAAGGGGAAGTCGTCCTGACAGCAAATCTTCCCACCACTACGCCCCATAGCCCTTGGTTGAAGCCTGCATCTTGCAGAGCAAGTTAA